In the Pseudomonadota bacterium genome, GCACGCTAGATGCCAGCTTTCGCTGGCATGACAAGTGTCTAATTCTTCTCTTCCACCGCATCCAGCCCATAAGCGGTGTGCAGCGCGCGCAGGGCGAGTTCGATGTAGCTCTCATCGATCAGCACCGAGATTTTGATTTCCGAGGTGCTGATGACGATGATGTTGATATTCTTCTCCGCCAGCGTGCGGAACATTTCCGCCGCAACGCCTGCGTGGCTGCGCATGCCGACGCCGATGACGGAGATTTTTGCTACGCCGCCATCGGTGTGGATTTTCTCGCATTTTGGCATGGCGGGATCGGTCTTCACCAGCTCCAGCGCGCGGGCGAGATCGCTCTTGCCGACGGTAAAGGTCAGATCGGTCTGTTTGCCATCTTCGGTCACGTTCTGAACGATCATATCGACATTGATGCCGCGATCGGCCAGCGGCCCGAAAATGCCTGCCGAGACGCCCGGTTTGTTTTCCACATTGGCCAGGGTGATGCGCGCTTCGTCGCGGCTATAGGCCAGTCCTGTGACTCGTTGCTGTTCCACCAGATCCTCCTCATCCACCAATAATGTGCCCGGCAGCTGATCCGCCGGAGTGCTATCGAATGTCGAGAGCACCTGCACTTTCACGCGGTAATTCATCGCCAGCTCCACCGAGCGCGTCTGCAGCACTTTGCTGCCCAGCGATGCCATTTCCAGCATTTCCTCGTAGCCCACCTGCTTCAGCTTGCGGGCCTTTTTTACAATCCGTGGATCGCTCGTATAGACCCCATCCACATCCGTATAAATATCGCAGCGCTCGGCTTTGAAGGCAGCCGCAATCGCCACTGCCGACGTATCCGACCCGCCGCGCCCAAGCGTGGTGATGCGCCCTTCCTGGCTGATGCCCTGGAACCCGGCGATCACCGCCACATAACCCGCCGCCAGCGAGTCCTCGATCGCATCGGTCTCGATATAATCGATCCGCGCTTTGGAATACATATCGTCGGAATAAAGCGGAATTTGCCAGCCCGCCCAGGCCCGCGCCTTGAGGCCGATGGATTGCAGCTCGAGCGCCAGCAGGCCGGAGGTGATTTGCTCGCCCGCGGCGATCACATGGTCGGCATTGGCGCGCGCTTCGTCGCTCATCAGGTCACTCACCCCGGCGCAATAATCCACCAGTTGGTTGGTGACGCCCGACATGGCGGAGACCACCACAATCACCTGATGCCCGGCATCAATATCGCGTTTCACCACGGTCGCCACATGCTTGATGCGGGCGATATCGCCGACGGAGGTGCCGCCGAATTTCTGTACAATCAGTGCCATAGGCGGGCGGTTATAGAGAATTCGACGCGCGGAGTCCAGCGCAGGTTTTTAGTGTCACCTCTCCCATCGGGAGAGGTGTTAAAGCGGCTTACGCATGCACACCGCATCGGCAAGCGTGCCGTCGGCGTTGGTGTAGTAGCCTTTGCGGATCGAGAATTTCTCGAAGCCCTGCGCTTCGTAGAGCGTTTGGGCGGCGGTGTTGTTGATGTTCACTTCCAGCACCATGTGGCTTGCCCGCAGGCTTGCGGCGTTTTGCAGGGCGAAGTCGAGCAGCATCTGCCCCACCCCGTCGCGGCGGTAATCCGGCAGCACGCCCATCGATAGTAAGTCGCACTGGTCTTCGATCAGCCAGCACAGCACAAAGCCAACCGGCGCATGGTTGCTATGGTAGGCAATCGCCGCAAACACCCCGGCGCGCTCGAAAAAACTCTCAAACTCAAGATGGCTCCAGCCTTTGGCGAAGCAGCCTTTGTGCAGCTCCGCAAGCGCTTTCGCATGCCCACGGCTGACCGGGTGGATATGGTACTCGGCGGGGGTCACGCGCGGGCGCCTTTGCTGAAAATAAACAGCCCGGCGGGAATTTCCGGATAAAGCTCCACCGTGAATTCGCTGATGAAATCAAGGCCACTGGCCTGTGCCGCCTGTTTTACATAGGCCGCCGAATGGCCAAAACGGCCCGTCTGGTCGCTCAGCCCGAAGCCCGTCTGCGCCGCATGCGGCTCGACGGTGATGGCAAGCGTCCCACCCGGTTTCAACAGGCGGGCGGCGCCTTTGAGCACGCCCGCTAGCTCGCCAATGAACTGCACCACATTGACAACCAGCACCAGATCCGCCGCATCCGCCGGCAGGCGGTCAGGCAATTGGGCGATGTCGGCTTCGATCAGCTGGTCGAACAGTTTCTTTTCCGATTGGGTGGCGGCAGTGGCCAGCATCCCCATCGCCGGGGTGATTTCCACGCCGCTGATTTCCTTCGCCAAAGCCCGCCATGGGCGCGCCGCGATGCCGCTGCCGCAGCCCAGATCGACCACGGTGAGATCGCTCGCACCAAGGCGCGACTTCACCTTCTCGAAAACGAGTTTACCGGCCTGGTATCCGTTTTGCGCCTCAACCTGGTCATAGCCCTCGGCAATGCTGCTGAAGAACCCGGTCACCATCGCAAGCGGCATATGCTGCGGGCGATCGCCGGGCTTCAGGGCGCGCGGATCAATCGCCGCCAGCATGAAAATCGAATCCGGATGGCCCGGCTGCAGGCTCAGCTCCTTGAGCAGCGCCGCTTTCGCCTTCGCACGGTTGCCATGACGGAAATAGCAGCAACCGAGATTATACCATGCCAACGGATAAGCCGGTTGCAGGTAAAGGGCGACGCGGAAGCGGAAAATCGCATCCATCCATTTGCCCTGTTCGGCGAAGTCGCAGCCCAGGTCGTAATTGGTTTTTGGCAGGTTGCGGGCGCGCTCGCGGGCGCCTTTCAGCCAGGCAAGGGGCTGGTCATAGAAAATATCGCGCAGCGCCGCTTCGGCCTCGCCTGCCAAATTTACCAACGATACTTTCTTGCGTGCAGGTTTCATGAGGCCTAAGCTGGAGTGATACCACCCCTGTTTTAGCATGCACGGAGACCTCACGCAAATGCCAAGCGCACCGCACGCCATTCCCGCCAGCACCATCGATGATGCCGAAGTCGCCCGTTTCTCAGCAATCGCCGATGAATGGTGGGACGAGCGCGGGAAATTTGCGCCGCTGCACCGGCTCAACCCAACCCGCATCGCCTACCTGCGCGACCGGATTATTCACCATTTCGCGGCGGAAACCCTCGCCCATGGCGAATCGGCCACACCGCTTGCCAATCTTTCGCTGATCGATATTGGCTGCGGCGGTGGGCTGATTGCCGAGCCCATGGCGCGCCTTGGCGCAACCGTAACCGGGATCGATGCCTCGCCAACCAATATTAACGTCGCCGACCTCCATGCCAAAGCAGGCGGCGTCAACGTCGCCTACCGCGCCACCACCGCGGAGCAGCTGGCCCTCGAAGGCGCGCAATTCGATGTGGTGCTGGCGCTCGAAATTATCGAGCATGTGGCGGATATCGACCTGTTTTACGACGCCATTACCGCGCTGGTGCGGCCCGGCGGGCTGATTATCCTCTCCACCCTCAACCGCACGGCGAAATCCTATGCGATGGGCATCATCGGCGCAGAATATGTGCTGCGCTGGGTGCCGCGCGGCACCCACACATGGGCGAAATTCGTCCGCCCTTCGGAAATGGCGCAGGCCCTCACCCGCCGCGGCTTTGCCGTTGCGGATACAACCGGGCTTGTTTTCTCGCCGCGCAGCTGGTCTTTCTCCTTAAATCCCAAAGATTTGGATGTGAACTACCTGATGGCCGCAACGAAACCGCAATAATCCGCCCAACCGTCATCATACTGTCACATTCGGCGCGTATAGTGGTTGCATGGAAACATCCCATAGCAACCAACCGGGCGATATTGCCAACGAGCCCTATAATGGCCCCGGCCGTGCTATCACCAGCGCCGGCTACATGTATGTATCGCACGCGCTGGCGATTGTCGGCGGGTTCATTGCACTGGGCGCGGTCGGCGCCATCGCGTCGTCGCAGACCCATGCCCTCAAACAATGGGCCGAGAAACTCAGCCGGTCACCGACGGAACATAACGGGTTCATCACCCAGGGCTTCGCCCATACGGTCGGATTCGTCTCGCGCGGCGCCGAGCATCTGGCGGAAAAAGTATTCGGCTGGGGCAAAAAACTGCTGGGCACCCGCCTGGAGAGCCGCTCGATCGGCGAAGAAAAAACCGCCGCGGCCCTTTTTGCTGGCGGCTTTGGCGCAGTGTTTGGCTATATCGGTTCCACCTTCTGGGGCATCGCCAAAGGCCACAAGGAAGGCGACAAGGGAAAACGCCAGTTCGAACGCGCCAAGACCGAGATCCGCACCTTGCGTGCAATCAATACCGACCTCGAAAAAATCAACGATACGCTGCGATCGAAATATGTCGAGGCCGCCACATCGCTGAACGATTTACGCACCACCAAACAGGCGCAAGACGGCACCCTGCAAGTGGCATCCGATACGCCACCTGCCATCACCAAGGAAACGCCTGACCATCTGCAGGCATCGGCCACCGTCACCAACGCCAAACATGACGGCGCAATGAACGCGCTGGGCGCCCAAACGCAAGCGGCCCTCGTCTAGCTCCCGATGATCGCGCGGTGATGCGCCAGCACCGGAATTTGCCCACGCACCTGCGCCACCCGCGCCGCATCCACCGTCGCCATTATCACCTGCGGCACATCGTCCTGCGCCTCGGCAAGGATCTCGCCCCAGGGGTCGATAATGAGGCTGTGGCCATAGGTTTCGCGTCCACCGGGATGGGTGCCGCATTGCGCCGGAGCGATGACATAGCACGCATTCTCAATCGCCCGCGCCCGCAGCAGCGTGTGCCAATGCGCCGCCCCCGTCGGCCGCGTGAAGGCGGAAGGCACCGCCAGCAGCATGGCCCCCTGCAGCGCTAACGCGCGGTAGAGGTTCGGGAAGCGCAGGTCATAACAAATCGTCATGCCCAGCGGCAACGGCGCCATCGCCGCCAGCGTGGGCACAGCACCCGCCATCGCCTGCGAGGATTCGCGGTAGCTATGGCCTTCCGAAAGCGTCACATCGAACAGATGCATCTTGTCATAGGTCGCCGCAATCGCGCCTTCGGGCGAGATCAACAGGCTGCGGTTGAACGGCTGGTCCATCCCCGCCTCAAGCGCGCGGATGGAGCCAATCAGCAGCCATACCCCATGGCGCTTGACCGCCGCCTGCGCCCAGATCACCCCGGCATGCTGCGCCATCGGCACATCCGCCGCACGCACGGTGCCTTCGCGGCGCATATAAAACACGTTTTCCGGCGTGGCCACCAGCGTCGCGCCACGCGCCACGGCCTCCTCCAGCAGCGGCGCAAGCTGGGCAATATTGGCGTCCATATCGTCGCCGCCGGTCATCTGGATGGCTGCTAGTTTTATGCTCATCGCTACTCCTTCACCGTACGGGCAAAAGCGAGCACCCGCACTTCTTTTGCCCCTGCTTTTTTCAACGTCCGCGCGCAGGCATTCGCGGTGGCGCCGGTCGTCACCACATCATCCACCAGCACGATGGTTTTGCCAACCACCGCGGCGCGTGCAGCCTCCGGCACCGCGAAAGCATGCTTCACATTGCGTGCCCGCTCGGCCTTGTCCAGCCGCATTTGCGGTTTGGTGCGCTGCACACGCTGCAGCAATGCCGGTGCACAGACCAGCCCCGATTGCTTCGCCAGCCCATACGCCAGCAGCGCCGATTGATTATACTTGCGCCCCCATAAGCGCCGCCAATGCAGCGGCACCGGGATCAGCAAATCCGCCCCCTTC is a window encoding:
- a CDS encoding methyltransferase domain-containing protein — protein: MKPARKKVSLVNLAGEAEAALRDIFYDQPLAWLKGARERARNLPKTNYDLGCDFAEQGKWMDAIFRFRVALYLQPAYPLAWYNLGCCYFRHGNRAKAKAALLKELSLQPGHPDSIFMLAAIDPRALKPGDRPQHMPLAMVTGFFSSIAEGYDQVEAQNGYQAGKLVFEKVKSRLGASDLTVVDLGCGSGIAARPWRALAKEISGVEITPAMGMLATAATQSEKKLFDQLIEADIAQLPDRLPADAADLVLVVNVVQFIGELAGVLKGAARLLKPGGTLAITVEPHAAQTGFGLSDQTGRFGHSAAYVKQAAQASGLDFISEFTVELYPEIPAGLFIFSKGARA
- a CDS encoding N-acetyltransferase, which translates into the protein MTPAEYHIHPVSRGHAKALAELHKGCFAKGWSHLEFESFFERAGVFAAIAYHSNHAPVGFVLCWLIEDQCDLLSMGVLPDYRRDGVGQMLLDFALQNAASLRASHMVLEVNINNTAAQTLYEAQGFEKFSIRKGYYTNADGTLADAVCMRKPL
- a CDS encoding ComF family protein — its product is MASAKHLMPLIRLAADTAFPPRCPSCRGPVAADGNFCTDCFSKVRMIADPLCACCGVPFVISMEPGAWCPACLDTPPDFDMARAVMVYDAVSAPLVTALKFHDQWAGLTRYVQMMLGIGPTVLKGADLLIPVPLHWRRLWGRKYNQSALLAYGLAKQSGLVCAPALLQRVQRTKPQMRLDKAERARNVKHAFAVPEAARAAVVGKTIVLVDDVVTTGATANACARTLKKAGAKEVRVLAFARTVKE
- a CDS encoding carbon-nitrogen hydrolase family protein; the encoded protein is MSIKLAAIQMTGGDDMDANIAQLAPLLEEAVARGATLVATPENVFYMRREGTVRAADVPMAQHAGVIWAQAAVKRHGVWLLIGSIRALEAGMDQPFNRSLLISPEGAIAATYDKMHLFDVTLSEGHSYRESSQAMAGAVPTLAAMAPLPLGMTICYDLRFPNLYRALALQGAMLLAVPSAFTRPTGAAHWHTLLRARAIENACYVIAPAQCGTHPGGRETYGHSLIIDPWGEILAEAQDDVPQVIMATVDAARVAQVRGQIPVLAHHRAIIGS
- the ubiG gene encoding bifunctional 2-polyprenyl-6-hydroxyphenol methylase/3-demethylubiquinol 3-O-methyltransferase UbiG codes for the protein MHGDLTQMPSAPHAIPASTIDDAEVARFSAIADEWWDERGKFAPLHRLNPTRIAYLRDRIIHHFAAETLAHGESATPLANLSLIDIGCGGGLIAEPMARLGATVTGIDASPTNINVADLHAKAGGVNVAYRATTAEQLALEGAQFDVVLALEIIEHVADIDLFYDAITALVRPGGLIILSTLNRTAKSYAMGIIGAEYVLRWVPRGTHTWAKFVRPSEMAQALTRRGFAVADTTGLVFSPRSWSFSLNPKDLDVNYLMAATKPQ
- a CDS encoding aspartate kinase, giving the protein MALIVQKFGGTSVGDIARIKHVATVVKRDIDAGHQVIVVVSAMSGVTNQLVDYCAGVSDLMSDEARANADHVIAAGEQITSGLLALELQSIGLKARAWAGWQIPLYSDDMYSKARIDYIETDAIEDSLAAGYVAVIAGFQGISQEGRITTLGRGGSDTSAVAIAAAFKAERCDIYTDVDGVYTSDPRIVKKARKLKQVGYEEMLEMASLGSKVLQTRSVELAMNYRVKVQVLSTFDSTPADQLPGTLLVDEEDLVEQQRVTGLAYSRDEARITLANVENKPGVSAGIFGPLADRGINVDMIVQNVTEDGKQTDLTFTVGKSDLARALELVKTDPAMPKCEKIHTDGGVAKISVIGVGMRSHAGVAAEMFRTLAEKNINIIVISTSEIKISVLIDESYIELALRALHTAYGLDAVEEKN